In Candidatus Eisenbacteria bacterium, one genomic interval encodes:
- a CDS encoding DMT family transporter: protein MRAVYLLPLVAAVLWSWSFVATKVLLRYLSVIDIIGVRLILAVPPMLALVLLRGLCPRLTPRDGRVLLGGAGILFLHFLIQFHGLRDTTATQSGWLIAVAPISIAILARIFLGERIGRAQVAGMAVATAGIMLLVSRGNLSGLRWLSHRGDWLVLASTFTWAGFTVATRDLSRRHPPLGVTTLLLAACGLAALTVMIFTSRSGALLSLPLEGILAALFLAFLCTFLAFWFWQEGVARIGASRSGFFLYVMPVATMVLAIPYLHETFGWISGAGGALILAGVALAEKKK, encoded by the coding sequence ATGCGGGCTGTCTATCTTCTGCCGCTCGTCGCGGCGGTTCTCTGGTCTTGGTCGTTCGTCGCGACGAAGGTGCTCCTCCGATATCTTTCGGTGATCGATATCATCGGGGTCCGGCTCATTCTCGCCGTTCCGCCGATGCTCGCGCTCGTTCTTCTCCGCGGCCTCTGCCCCCGCCTCACGCCGCGCGACGGGCGCGTCCTCCTCGGCGGGGCGGGGATTCTCTTCCTCCATTTCTTGATCCAGTTCCACGGGCTTCGCGACACGACCGCGACCCAATCCGGATGGCTGATCGCGGTCGCGCCGATCTCGATCGCGATCCTCGCGCGCATCTTTCTCGGAGAGCGGATCGGGCGCGCGCAGGTGGCCGGCATGGCGGTCGCGACGGCCGGAATTATGCTTCTCGTCTCTCGCGGGAATCTCTCCGGGCTCCGCTGGCTTTCCCACAGGGGAGACTGGCTCGTTCTCGCTTCCACGTTCACGTGGGCGGGGTTCACCGTGGCGACGCGCGACCTGTCGAGGCGCCATCCCCCGCTCGGCGTCACGACTCTCCTTCTCGCGGCGTGCGGGCTCGCCGCGCTTACCGTGATGATCTTCACGTCGAGAAGCGGCGCCCTTCTCTCCCTCCCTCTGGAAGGGATCCTCGCCGCGCTCTTCCTCGCGTTCCTCTGCACGTTTCTCGCGTTTTGGTTCTGGCAGGAAGGGGTCGCGCGGATCGGGGCCTCCCGGTCGGGGTTCTTCCTTTACGTCATGCCGGTCGCGACAATGGTTCTCGCGATCCCCTATCTCCACGAAACGTTCGGATGGATTTCGGGAGCGGGGGGCGCGCTCATCCTGGCCGGGGTCGCCCTCGCCGAGAAGAAGAAGTGA